The following DNA comes from Streptococcus canis.
CCTAAGGTGCCCATGTCAGACAAATTAATCAGCCCTACCTCACCGGGATCAACCTTACTTGATACTGCTTTTCCTTTAAAGCAATCAACAACTGTACCTAATGTTATCTTTTCTCTGCTATCTGCTAGATAGGCCTCAATGCTATTTTTCATACAGAGTATCTTTCTATTAAATTATAGTATTTAGATACTATCATAATGTGACCTATTTTGCAAATGTTGCTTATCCCTATTTTCCCTCCAATCAATCAATGGATTTCAAAGCTTTTAACATATCAACCTTTTTTAAATGATGGTTAACCCAGATACCTAATACCACTAACAAGCTAAGGATTACTAGGATTGGCACTAGGTAAACATAGGCATCAACCTTTACATCAAATTGAATATCCCCAGTCGAAATCATTGTCATGATATAGGCGTGCAGACCTTTCCCTAAATAGATACCTAAAAGAATGCCTACTAAGGATAGCGAAATAGTTTCTCGATAAATATATAAAGTGACCTCTTGATCGTAAAATCCCAGAACTTTAATAGTGGATAATTCTCGAATGCGCTCAGCAATATTAATGGTCGTTAAATTATAAAGGATAACGATTGCTAATAAAATAGACAAGAAGACAAGGAGAGTCATGACCTGATTAAGAGAGGCGACTACTAGTTGAACAGATTTAATGTGATTGGCATTTTGTGAAACTGCTCTAATCGCTTTTAAGGTTAACAAATCACTGGCTGTCTCCTTTATGTGCTTGCTGTCTTTGCCTTTTACCTTAATCAGATAGGCAGGAGCTGTTTCCAATCCTTTGAAATGATTCTTAAAATAGGTATCAGACATTATCAGATAATGGCCAACTGTCATGTCAATAACCTGTTTAATCGTCACCTTATAAGACTGTCCTTCCTGATTAATCAATACCAACTGATCACCCGATTTTACCTTGTAATAGGAGGCTAATTTCTCAGAAATCAAAACACCAGAGGTTGGAATGGTAAGTTTCTTCTGCTTCTGACTATCCAGCAGATTAAAATAGGGGCTAAGAGAAGCAGCTGAACTTGATAACATGGAAATGTTTTGTTTATCAGGCAGCCCCTTTACAGGAAGGGTTAAACTGGCATAAGATACCTTTTGATACCCTGTAACAGGTTCTTGTTTAAGATAGCTTGCTAAGTCAGCTTGCTCTGTTGCTTTCGCTTTGGATGAACCAACAGCCAAAATATCATAAGTCGTTAAATCACCAAATTGACGCTCAACTACTTTGGCTAATGACGACTGAATCCCTAAGCCTGCAAATAAAAGAGCTACTGAGCCTGCAACGCCTACTACAGTCATCAGCATTCTTTGTTTATAGCGGAAAATATTACGAATGGTCACCTTGTTAGTAAAGGAAAGAGCTTTCCAGACAAAAGTAAGGTGTTCCAACCAAATCTTTCCCCCCTTACTAGGAGGTTTAGGAAGCAGTAGCTGAGCTGCATTGAGGAATAATTCTTTTTTGACAATTAAATAGGCTGGCAAAACGGCAGATAACATAGCCAGCAAGTAAGCTATGCTATTATAAGACCAATAACTATAAAGGTGCGTCTTGCCAATAGTCAAAGCTCCTGTTAAAATCTCTGAAATCAAGGTAGATAAGAGGTAAGTTCCCCCAATAATACCTAAAGTTGTTCCTAAAAAACTAGCTAAAAGGCCATAGATAAGAAACTTTAAACTGATATCCTTGTTAGAATAACCAATGGCTTTTAATAGACCAGAGCTTGTTCTTTCTTCATCAACGTAACGTGTCATGGTGGTAAAGGCCACTAGAGCAGCTACGAGGTAAAGAACAACAGGAAAAATATTTCCAACATTTGAAATGGAGGTCGTTGAAGTTGCATAAGTATGATATCCTTCTCCTCCTGGTAGGGTCGAACGATTATAAGTCAGGTAACTAGGTTTTTCTAGCTTATCTTTTGCAGCTTGCACCTGATCTAACTGCTTTTCCTCCTTGGCTAATGCTTGTTTGCCTTGTTCAATCTGATCCTTAGCTTCTTGTAAGGCAAAGCCTTCTAAAAATGTTAAGTTCTCCTCACTCGCCGCTAGTTTTACTTTTTCCTTTGCCAGTGCTGCTCTGCCATTTTTTAAGGTAAGGTCATACTGATTTTGGAGTTCAGTATAGCGCTTCTGGCCATTATCTTTAAGCAGATGATCCAAATGAGTTTGGTTTTGAGCTACCCTTTTCTGGTAGTCTTTGGAAAAAGCGTTAGCTAGACGAAGATTAGTAAAACGAATGCGCAGAAGATTAGAAGTACTTTTAAAAACGTTAGGATTAACGAAAGCATAAGCATAGAGACTTCCATCTCCGGTTGAGGAACTTCCTAAATTGGACTTGGACCAAACTTCTGAAGAATTCGCAAAGCCGACCACTTGAAAACGGGTTGTCGTCAGCAAACCTTCCATAGGTGAGGTAATTGCTAATTCATCGCCGATTTGGTAATGTTTAGCAAGTGAGGAGGATAATACCAAATCCATCTCCCTCTTTGGCCAACTCCCATTAACCAAGACTGGCTTAGACACTTTCTTTGGCACACTATAGAGCCTAAGGGATTTTTGGTTGCTGGTTAGACTGACATCAAGCAGATGACCATATTCTAAATAAGCCCCTTTTAACGTATTTAACTCTTGTTTATCGGCTTGGGAAAATTGATGAGAAGCTAGTACCGTTAGGTCCATCACCTGATGTTTGTCGAGGTAACGGCTAGCTGTTCGTTCCATATCTGGACCAGTTACTTTAAGACCAACCAAGGCAAAAGAGCCTAAGGCCATTAGGAAAAATAAGGAAATGAATCGCCCTTTACTATTTTTGATAGCTCTCAGAATATCCTTCCATAAGGTTTTCTTTATCATAGGACTTCCTTCCTCTTAATAATCAATTGTCGCAATGCTTGCAGGCTCCTTATTAATGACTGTCTTGGTAACCTGTGCATCATGCATAAAAATGACACGATCAGCTATTGGAGCAATGGCAGCATTGTGGGTTACAATAACTACCGTTGCCCCCTTAGTTCGTGCCATATCTTGTAAGAGGGTTAAAATTTGTTTTCCTGTTTGGTAGTCAAGTGCACCTGTGGGTTCATCGCAAAGAAGCAATTTAGGATTTTTAGCTAAGGCACGAGCTATCGAAACCCGTTGCTGTTCACCGCCTGAGAGCTGAGCAGGAAAATGATCTAAGCGATGATTGAGTCCTACTTCGTTTAAAATGGTCACAGGATCTAAAGCATCTGCTACAATTTCAACTGCTAATTCAACATTTTCTTTAGCTGTCAAATTCGGAACCAAATTATAAAATTGAAAAACGAAACCAATAGTATTCCGACGATACTGAGTTAAAGCCTTAGACGTGTAATGAGCAATGTCTTTGCCATCAATAATCACTTGACCTGCATCCACTGTGTCCATCCCCCCAAAAATATTGAGGACTGTTGATTTACCAGCTCCGGATGCTCCTAAAATAACCACCAGTTCTCCTTTATTAATCTCAAAAGACACGTCGCGGTTGGCAAGGACAGTCGTCTCTCCTACCTGATAAGATTTTGAAACCTGTTTTAATTCAATAAAAGCCATCTGCCCCTCCTTTATTTGAAGATAGTATTGATTTAATGATAGCCTTATTATATAATGCCCCTAAATATTTAACAAGAACAAACCTGACACAACTGTTGATTTAAAGACTACCTATGAATGACCAAAAGACATACGGAAGACCAAAGCTTATTTAAAAACTGCCTTTACCGCCTTACTAACTAAACAATCCTTTGAAACCCTTACTGTCTCTGACCTTGCCAAAAAGGCTGGTATCAATCGAGGAACCCTTTTACCTCCACTACACTGATACATTTAACATGATGAATCGCTTCAAAAATGACACTCTAGATGATTTATATCGTTTGTTAAACCAGGCTGAAATCTACACAGACACCCGACAAGTCCTCACTCAAACCTTGTCCTACCTTAGCACAGAGACTTTATAACCGCGCTGGCTACGATGTTCTTACCTCAAATTTCTGCAACTCATCAAGGATTTCTGTTACCAATTTTTGACTACCATTACTGGTTTCCAAAATATTGTGACCGACCAAAAAAGCGGCTGAAATCACGTTCTTTTTATAATGCTCAATAAAAAAAGTTTGAGGACCCCCCAAAAACTCATAAGCCTCTTCGTAAATTGAAGAAGGTCTTCATTCGCGAAATGACTGATTCATCTCCAACAAAGTAAATATGATCCCCTTTTTCAATGACAGCATAAGGGCCTGGGGAAATGGTAAATTTACCTGCATGCTCAATGGCAACAATGGTAGCACCCGTTTGATGCCAAATATTAAGAGCACCAATAGATTTTCCAAAATGTTCTGAATCATGACTGCAAATAATTTCGTAGGGTGCTAATGGATATTGCTTACTAATGGATTGGCTTTGCATCAAGAAATCATTGACCAAGACAGCCATCTGTTCCATAGCTTTTTCTTGATCGTGAATCGTTTCTCGAATTTTTTCTTTTAGAACAGCAATGGAATGTGTTGACTCATACTGGTTAATAAAATCAATGGCTTTTTCTTTCGATAAGACAATAGCACCGCTACCATGTTTTAGGGTCAAAATTTTAAGGTCCGCTAAAATATTTAATCCCTTACGAGCTGTTTCCGGCGAGACATTAAAGGTTGAAGCAATGGTAGTTCGTGATTTTAACTTCTCCCCCACTTCATACTCACCACTTGCAATACGTTCAGCAACTGAAAGGGCAATTTTTTGATACTTTGAGCTCGTTATCTCCTTTTTATGACTTGTCATATGTATTACTCCTTACTTACAATCTAGGACATTCTTATCTAATTAAAGCACATTTTCCAAGAGATGACAATAGACCCCACCTTTTCAGCCGTGATAAAAAGAGCTGGTAAAGACCAGCCCGTACGTGTATCCCTCAGAATGTCTCCCAGCAGATTGCTTATTTAGCTGTCTCATCACTATCTACGGTATTAGAAACAGTTTCTTTTAACTTCTCTGTTTGCTCTGACACAAATTGTGAGGTGTTTGAAGCGGCACTCGTCACACGATCTTGCACGGTAACGCTTGCTGCTTCGTGCTCTTCTTTGGTACGAATATCAACAACGTTAACATTCACTTCAACTACTCTCAAATGGGTCATGCTATCAACGTTTTGAGAAACGATAGCTTTAATGGATTCTACAATAGCAGGAATATCTTTACCATATTCCACAATGATTGCTAAATCAACTGCTACCTCCTTGCTACCAACTTCAACTGAAACACCATCTGTTACAGAAGCAGAATTCACCAAATTATTTTTGATATTTGAGAAAAATCCACCTGTAACAGCTAGCAACCCGCCAACGTTTTCCAAAGCATGACCAACAATTTTTTCGATGACCTTGTCGTCATAAGTAAGGGTACTTTTAATTTGAGTTGTTTCCATTATGACTCCTTTATGCTGTTTATTTCTTCTCATCTAAACCTTTGACAAGTCCTTTTAGGGTATCCTTGGCATCTGCTGCAACTTCTTTTACCTTTCCAGCGACTTGATCAACTTTACCTTCAGTTTCTAAAGATTTATCTCCAGCAACCTTACCAAGTCCCTCTTTTACTTTACCACCGGCTTGGTCTAATTTAGCATTCCATTTTTTATCTGACATAGCATATCCTCCTCTTACTGATCTGGCGACTCACACATTACTGTACGCGTGGTTCGGCTTGTTGTTCTTGAAGTTTTTCAACTCCTGCGCCAACTGAAGTTTTGACAGTTTCAACTTGATGACTCGTAAATTCAGATGTTGAACGCGCCATGTCAGTCACCTTATCTTGCAAGCTTACTTTTTCAGCATCAAATTGTTCCTTAGTTTTAATGTCAACAACTTTAACGTTAACTTCAATGACGTCTAAGTCTGTCATTTTCTTAACTTCTTTTTCGACGATGGCTTTAATAGCATCGTAAATGGTTGGTACATGTTTTTGATATTCTGCAACAATATCTAAGTCAACAGCAACCTGTTTTTTCCCTACTTCAACATTGACACCATCACGAACAGATTCTGTGTTGACCAATTTGTCTTTTAAGTTAGCAAGGAAGCCACCATTCACGCCTAATAACCCATCAACATTTTCAAGGGCTAATCCAACAATTTTTTCAATCACCTTGTCATCATAGGTCAATTCACCACGAATAGAAGGTGTTAAGTCTTTAGATGTGTTTTTAATGTAAGTTTCAGTCATAATAAGTCTCCTTTATTTTCGATTGATAAATTGATCAATAATACCTGTTTTTTTGGCATACAGGCCACCATAAATTCCTAAAAGAATGAAAATGATTGCTAGTAGTGTTTTAAATAGGCCAAAAGACATGAGCAATATGGCGATGATTAACCCTACCAAGCCACCAATAATGGGGTACTTGAATTTTTCATAAAATTCCATGAGACGTCTCCTATTCTACACGTTTTCTAGCAACACGCTTACGATCAGAGTCAGCAATGTCTTTGACATAAACTTTAAAATTAACAGGGCAATCTAAACCAAAGAATTCACTTAAACCAGTCTCGATGCCTTCTTTAATGCCGTTGATCTGATCGACAACTGCTACACGAGAAGCTAATTGTCCAGCTACATCAATTTTAAATTTATGTTTGTATAATGTCGCAGTGACGGTCGGTTTTGGCATCAAACCTGCCGCTTTGATAGCTGTCGCAACATAGCCTTCGATAGCTGATTTTTTCAATAAAAGTATTCCCTTGTTCTGACGTAACTTAATCTCAGTATATGTCCTAGGATAAAAAATAATAACTAATATCACTATAAGTGTGATAACAAATAATACAATGGCTGCCCAGAAGTAGTAATAATATAAAACCGGGTCTAGGAAATTGGGAAGTCTATCCACATCCCAACTTAGCCAACGATAACTATAAGGTAACCTCACATAATCTCCGGTCGTTCCTATCACCCATCCGAGTATGGATAATAAGACGAGTCCGATGAGACTATATGTAATCTTTAAAATTTTTGACATACGGACCTCTTTCCTACTTGACGTTCTCTATTCGTAATCACTTACTGAGTAGAGTAAAAACTAGAAATTAGTGACTAGTTTTGCTTAGTACAAAAGAAGTAATGATAACAACAATGATTGCACCAATAATTGATGGAATCAAGGCCATGCCTGCTAAAGAAGGTCCCCACGAACCAAGCAAGGCTTGACCAACATAAGATCCAACTAAACCGGCTGCAATGTTTGCAATCCAGCCCATTGAACCACCTTTTTTAGTAAGCGCTCCAGCAATCACACCGATAAGTGCACCAACGATTAAAGTCCAAATAAGTCCCATGATAATTCTCCTTTTAGATACCCCTGTATCTTTTGTCCAAGGAAGAATAACGGTTGTTATTCTTCAAGTAATAGTTTCTCATAGCCGCTGTTCTCTGAAAGTGACTATACAAATTAAATAACAAAGTGTTAGTTAATATATTCATTCAAATACTGCTCGTTATAAATTATATAAAACATTAACATATCAGTGTTTTATTAAGTGACCACTCGTTATTTAATTTATATTGTTATTATACACCTTTGGTTTTTAATTGCAACTAATATGCTTCCTAAAATGATATTTTTTTACTTTAAAATTTGGAAGAGTAAATAAAAAAACAAGTTTTCTACTATAATAAGTGAGTAGAAAACTTGTTTTTTCTTATTTTTTCTCAATAGGTGCAACACTTGCTAATAATTTTTTCAAGCCGACTTCAGGGAATTTAATTTTTAATTCCATGGTTTTTCCTGAGCCAGAAACCTCCAAAACAGTTCCATCACCCCATTTTTTGTGATGGGCAATATCACCAATTTGCCAAGTGACCACTTCTGAACTGCTATTAGGTTCAAAGGGGAATTTTGTTGTTCCTAAAGATTGCTTTGTGTGAGCAGACATCGGCTGGGCTGAACGACGGTCTTGTGCCTCAGCTTTTCTAGCTTGTAAAGCCTCTGACAAACTCATTCCTTGCCCAAACTGTGTTTGTTTTTCTGTCGAAAAGCGCACGCCAAAGGAAGAATGGGCTGGTCTTGCCAACCCCTGATAAGAAAGCAATTCTTCTGAAATTTCTCTTAAAAAACGGGTTGGACGGTTGTAATCACTCTTACCAAATAGAGTACGAGTATTCGCATTGGTCAGAAAGAGAACTTCTTCTGCTCTGGTAATCCCAACATAAGCTAAACGTCTTTCTTCCTCTAATTCATCTGGATCTTCTGAGGCACGTGATAAGGGAAAAACACCTTCTTCCATACCAATTAAGAAAACCACAGGGAATTCCAGTCCCTTGGCTGCGTGCAGGGTCATTAAGGTTACTTCTGCAGTCTCTGGGTTGGAATCATCGGTGTCTGCAATTAAAGCCAAATCATTTAAAAACCGTCCCAAGCGATCAGTGCCCGTTTCTTCCCCTTCTGGCGAAGCGTTTACATCATCGAAATTCTTAGTAACAGATAAGAATTCTTCGATATTTTCGATACGGGCTTGACTTTCCAACGTATTTTGCAGGCGCAAATTATCTAAATAACCTGTTTTTTCGAGCAAAGCTTCTGCTAAATCAGTAATACTCATGGTCTCTAAATCTTGTCGTAATTGATTTAAGATGCCTGCCAAATCCATCATAGCCTGCGCAGCTTTTCCTTTTAGTGGTGACATGAAGAGGTTTGAAGCAGCTTCCAATAAAGATTGATTGCTTTCATAAGCAAACTGACGCAGTTTATCAAGCGTTCCTGGGCCGACACCTCGTTTAGGCTCATTCACAATGCGCTCAAAGGAAATGTTATCAGCTGGATTAGCAACAATAGTTAAATAGGCAATCAAATCTCGAATTTCTTTACGGCTGTAAAACTTAGTGCCTCCAACCATGGTGTAAGGAATGTTGGATTTTAAGAGAGCTTCTTCAATCGTACGGGATTGGGCATTGGTACGGTATAAAACAGCGAAATCTTTGAAATTTTTCCCAAGCTCATGGCTCATATTGCTAATAGTTGAGGCCACAAAGATAGCCTCATCTCGCTCATCATTTGCCCTGTAATAAACCAGTTGTTCCCCATCAGCATTTTGTGTCCAAAGTTTCTTAGGGCGACGATTACGGTTATTATTAATCACATCATTGGCAGCCTGTAAAATTTTCTTGGTAGAACGGTAATTTTCTTCTAAAAGAATGACTTTAGCATCGGGATAATCTTTTTCAAAATCAAGAATGTTTTGCATGTCAGCTCCCCGCCAACCATAAATAGACTGGTCAGCATCCCCAACAACGCAAATGTTTTTAAAACGAGAAGCGAGTAACTTAACTAACTGATATTGAGCATGGTTAGTATCTTGGTACTCATCCACATGAATGTATTGGTAACGCTGCTGGTAATAAGCCAGCAGGTCAGGATTATTGTCAAACAGGCGCAGCGTCATCATGATTAAATCATCAAAGTCAAGTGCTTCACTACGTCGTAATTCTTCCTGATAAGCTTTGTAACATCGAGCTACGATTTGACTATACATATCAGCTGCCTGTGCTTCATACGCCTTCTCATCAAGCAAATCATTTTTAGCGTTTGAAATGGTTCCTAAAATAGAACGTTCATTCCACTTTTTAGGATCCAAATTGAGTTGCTTCAAAATGCGTTTCATCAATGTTCGTTGCTCACCCGGA
Coding sequences within:
- a CDS encoding ABC transporter ATP-binding protein, with amino-acid sequence MAFIELKQVSKSYQVGETTVLANRDVSFEINKGELVVILGASGAGKSTVLNIFGGMDTVDAGQVIIDGKDIAHYTSKALTQYRRNTIGFVFQFYNLVPNLTAKENVELAVEIVADALDPVTILNEVGLNHRLDHFPAQLSGGEQQRVSIARALAKNPKLLLCDEPTGALDYQTGKQILTLLQDMARTKGATVVIVTHNAAIAPIADRVIFMHDAQVTKTVINKEPASIATIDY
- a CDS encoding Asp23/Gls24 family envelope stress response protein; this encodes METTQIKSTLTYDDKVIEKIVGHALENVGGLLAVTGGFFSNIKNNLVNSASVTDGVSVEVGSKEVAVDLAIIVEYGKDIPAIVESIKAIVSQNVDSMTHLRVVEVNVNVVDIRTKEEHEAASVTVQDRVTSAASNTSQFVSEQTEKLKETVSNTVDSDETAK
- a CDS encoding FtsX-like permease family protein codes for the protein MIKKTLWKDILRAIKNSKGRFISLFFLMALGSFALVGLKVTGPDMERTASRYLDKHQVMDLTVLASHQFSQADKQELNTLKGAYLEYGHLLDVSLTSNQKSLRLYSVPKKVSKPVLVNGSWPKREMDLVLSSSLAKHYQIGDELAITSPMEGLLTTTRFQVVGFANSSEVWSKSNLGSSSTGDGSLYAYAFVNPNVFKSTSNLLRIRFTNLRLANAFSKDYQKRVAQNQTHLDHLLKDNGQKRYTELQNQYDLTLKNGRAALAKEKVKLAASEENLTFLEGFALQEAKDQIEQGKQALAKEEKQLDQVQAAKDKLEKPSYLTYNRSTLPGGEGYHTYATSTTSISNVGNIFPVVLYLVAALVAFTTMTRYVDEERTSSGLLKAIGYSNKDISLKFLIYGLLASFLGTTLGIIGGTYLLSTLISEILTGALTIGKTHLYSYWSYNSIAYLLAMLSAVLPAYLIVKKELFLNAAQLLLPKPPSKGGKIWLEHLTFVWKALSFTNKVTIRNIFRYKQRMLMTVVGVAGSVALLFAGLGIQSSLAKVVERQFGDLTTYDILAVGSSKAKATEQADLASYLKQEPVTGYQKVSYASLTLPVKGLPDKQNISMLSSSAASLSPYFNLLDSQKQKKLTIPTSGVLISEKLASYYKVKSGDQLVLINQEGQSYKVTIKQVIDMTVGHYLIMSDTYFKNHFKGLETAPAYLIKVKGKDSKHIKETASDLLTLKAIRAVSQNANHIKSVQLVVASLNQVMTLLVFLSILLAIVILYNLTTINIAERIRELSTIKVLGFYDQEVTLYIYRETISLSLVGILLGIYLGKGLHAYIMTMISTGDIQFDVKVDAYVYLVPILVILSLLVVLGIWVNHHLKKVDMLKALKSID
- a CDS encoding Asp23/Gls24 family envelope stress response protein, translated to MTETYIKNTSKDLTPSIRGELTYDDKVIEKIVGLALENVDGLLGVNGGFLANLKDKLVNTESVRDGVNVEVGKKQVAVDLDIVAEYQKHVPTIYDAIKAIVEKEVKKMTDLDVIEVNVKVVDIKTKEQFDAEKVSLQDKVTDMARSTSEFTSHQVETVKTSVGAGVEKLQEQQAEPRVQ
- a CDS encoding TrkA C-terminal domain-containing protein encodes the protein MTSHKKEITSSKYQKIALSVAERIASGEYEVGEKLKSRTTIASTFNVSPETARKGLNILADLKILTLKHGSGAIVLSKEKAIDFINQYESTHSIAVLKEKIRETIHDQEKAMEQMAVLVNDFLMQSQSISKQYPLAPYEIICSHDSEHFGKSIGALNIWHQTGATIVAIEHAGKFTISPGPYAVIEKGDHIYFVGDESVISRMKTFFNLRRGL
- a CDS encoding CsbD family protein, which encodes MSDKKWNAKLDQAGGKVKEGLGKVAGDKSLETEGKVDQVAGKVKEVAADAKDTLKGLVKGLDEKK
- the amaP gene encoding alkaline shock response membrane anchor protein AmaP, coding for MSKILKITYSLIGLVLLSILGWVIGTTGDYVRLPYSYRWLSWDVDRLPNFLDPVLYYYYFWAAIVLFVITLIVILVIIFYPRTYTEIKLRQNKGILLLKKSAIEGYVATAIKAAGLMPKPTVTATLYKHKFKIDVAGQLASRVAVVDQINGIKEGIETGLSEFFGLDCPVNFKVYVKDIADSDRKRVARKRVE
- a CDS encoding GlsB/YeaQ/YmgE family stress response membrane protein; this translates as MGLIWTLIVGALIGVIAGALTKKGGSMGWIANIAAGLVGSYVGQALLGSWGPSLAGMALIPSIIGAIIVVIITSFVLSKTSH
- a CDS encoding DUF2273 domain-containing protein, which translates into the protein MEFYEKFKYPIIGGLVGLIIAILLMSFGLFKTLLAIIFILLGIYGGLYAKKTGIIDQFINRK
- the pcrA gene encoding DNA helicase PcrA — protein: MNPLLNGMNDRQAQAIQTTEGPLLIMAGAGSGKTRVLTHRIAYLIDEKFVNPWNILAITFTNKAAREMKERALALNPATKDTLIATFHSMCVRILRREADHIGYNRNFTIVDPGEQRTLMKRILKQLNLDPKKWNERSILGTISNAKNDLLDEKAYEAQAADMYSQIVARCYKAYQEELRRSEALDFDDLIMMTLRLFDNNPDLLAYYQQRYQYIHVDEYQDTNHAQYQLVKLLASRFKNICVVGDADQSIYGWRGADMQNILDFEKDYPDAKVILLEENYRSTKKILQAANDVINNNRNRRPKKLWTQNADGEQLVYYRANDERDEAIFVASTISNMSHELGKNFKDFAVLYRTNAQSRTIEEALLKSNIPYTMVGGTKFYSRKEIRDLIAYLTIVANPADNISFERIVNEPKRGVGPGTLDKLRQFAYESNQSLLEAASNLFMSPLKGKAAQAMMDLAGILNQLRQDLETMSITDLAEALLEKTGYLDNLRLQNTLESQARIENIEEFLSVTKNFDDVNASPEGEETGTDRLGRFLNDLALIADTDDSNPETAEVTLMTLHAAKGLEFPVVFLIGMEEGVFPLSRASEDPDELEEERRLAYVGITRAEEVLFLTNANTRTLFGKSDYNRPTRFLREISEELLSYQGLARPAHSSFGVRFSTEKQTQFGQGMSLSEALQARKAEAQDRRSAQPMSAHTKQSLGTTKFPFEPNSSSEVVTWQIGDIAHHKKWGDGTVLEVSGSGKTMELKIKFPEVGLKKLLASVAPIEKK